The following nucleotide sequence is from Scheffersomyces stipitis CBS 6054 chromosome 4, complete sequence.
GGGACCAACAGATATTGATGCTACAAGGTTGGCATGCAGCATTTTGAATGCTGTTTGTTGGACTTTACATAAATCTGTATTCGTGGAGGGTCACACTGGTGAAATAGGTACTTGCTATTCGCTAGCCAAGTTATTACctgcaattgcaagaacATTTATTAAATACAACAAGTACACAAGAGGAAATGAATACTtcaaaccaagaagaacattcACAAGACTTTTCCAAACGGAGCACCCtttcaaagaagatcaCATTGACCCAATTGTGAACGATGAAGTCTTGGTCGAAGTCTTGGTTGAGATCGCTACTATTTTTGCCTTCGTCGTTAGAATCGGAAAAGATTCAGCTGGTAGTGAAGGAttcatcaagatcttggataCCGAGGTACAAGGCGACTATTTCGATTCTTCCAAGTACTTGGCTAACAACTTCCATAGCGAAGATATTATCACCCTTATTTCGGGAGCCAAGATTATGCGTATAGGAAAGTACTtcccagaagaaaaatggTTGTCATTGTACGCCATGGTTGCGGAAGGTTGCTTGTCGGCTATGGAATTAATCAGACCATTGTTGATTAAACATTACATTCCTCCCCTTAACGAATCTGAAATGTTTGATCGTTCGCTTTGGGGAAATTACTTGAAGACtcttttgaaattgtctGGTTTAGCACCGGTATCCATTGAACACTTGACTGATGTTCCTAAGAAGGCTTGTTTCCAAATCACAGGTACAATGCGTGATAGAATTGCCtatttgttgaacgaaGCTTGGGATGCTCTTGCTTGGGATGCAACAGATGAGGACTACGTCAGATttaacttgaagaagtttggaGGATACCaagttgattttgtcaaCAATGATTATGGTATTCTACAGGAATTGATGTTGTTTGCATTGCAGAGAAGTGTAGAATGTCAAACTGTTGCAGTGAACATATTGTGGTCGGTTATCGTATCCGAATTTATTGTGAGCGATTCGattgttgatattgagAAGGAGTGTCTTGTTGGTTTACATGATATCTATTACAGAAATGCCTATAAACCAGGTGTACCTGAACAAGAAAGTTTCAttgaaagaatgaagttgacATTCAGATTGGACAGAGAAGACGTTGCATTTAGCACTGTGTACAATTTTATTGAAAGTCTTTCTGGATTCTTGGTAGTCTTGAACGATTTGAACAGTGTTCCAGTTGGTCCTGAATTCGACGATGACAGAACATTtcacaagttgaacatcaaTGcttacttgaagaatgcaAATAAACCAGAATTATTCCACTCTTTTATCAATTCTATGTACGAAGAGAATGTTGCTAAAAAGGATTTTATTCAAGCAGCATTGAGTTTAGAATTGCTTGCTTCAACTTATAGTTGGGATCACAATAATATTCTATCTGCAAGTTTTAGACCAAAGTTCCCAGAACAATCATCatttgaaagaaaggaaaCACTTTATAAGATGATTGCCAACAATTATATTAAGGGTAACAGTCTTGAGAGGGCTACAGATACTTATAATGAATTATTGGATTCATACCATCAACACACATACGACTTGAAGAGTTTTGCCTATGTTCACAATAAATTGGCAAAGTTGTACCTTGACTTGGAATCTTCAGACAAGCTCAGTCCTTCGTTCTTTAGAGTTGCTTTTATTGGAGCAGGTTTCCCCACCAACATTAGAGGTAAGGAGCAAATTTACGAAGGTTTACCTTTCGAGCATATCACTTCGATTCATGAGAGATTGTTGAGATTGTATCCTGGTGCCAGAATTATTTCCGACGATTCTGAAGCacagaaattgaaagagaaaataCAAACAGGAAGATATCTTCATGTCAGTGTTGTTGAGCCCGTCAATGAGATTTCTGACAAGTTATTCAATGCCTCCATTGGTGTTAGACAATACGCCCGAAATAAGGATTTGAGATTCTTCACCACCATGAAGAAGGTTCCAGGTGCTACTTCCATCTTTGATTTGTGgacagaagaaactacCTACGAAACATTCCTTTCGTTTCCAACGTTGATGAACAGAAGTGACATCAAGGGAACGAAGACGCTCAAGTTGTCACCTTTGGACAATGCCATTAGAACCATTGTCAATAAGAACAATGACATGATTCAATTGGAAAGTATGATCAACTTGGCGTTCAAGGAAAAGGTTGACTTCACATCGTTGTTCAACGATTTGTCCAGGCAATTGGCTGGTACTGTTGACTCGCCGGTCAATGGTGGTGTTGGTCAGTACCGTACATTCTTTTCTGATCCTAAGTACGACGGAAAGGAAGACTACGCTTTTCAAATCAGATTGTTGAGAAATGCGTTCAACGACTTAAcattgattttgaatcGTTGTTTACATCTTCACGGTAAGTTGATCCCCAACAGCATGAAAACCTCACACGAGGCATTGGTAGAGTtatacaagaagaacttcaaggAAGACATAGAACTGTTGAAAATCTCCACTGATTACGAGCACTCCTACCATCACCACCCCCACCAATCGCCCCAGCTTTCTCACCACTCACCACAACTTAATCACCACTCGCCCCTGCTTGGAAGCAACGCCAGTGATAAGCGGTCTATGTCAGGAACAAGTAGTGCGTTCATGAGCAGTAAATTAAACAGCAGTAGAGTTTCGGTTGCATCAGGTCAGTCAGGCATGTCATCTGACAAAGGCTCTACTATTGATGGGTCTACCTACAGCATTGGCAGCAGCACCAATAACAAGCAGAAGCGAACTGCATTGAATTGGAGAGGGTACAGCAAGGCGTAGATAGACTTTGTTTAGACATTTCAAGAGACATTATATGGCTTAGAGAAGGACTTGTACCATTGAAGAGTAAACACTTATATTCTGATTATTTAAGGTTCATAGCTgcattttttgcaatcgttcACGTGACTAAATGCACACGACTTAATCCGAAATTTTTGCACTTCGATTCTACAATACAATTTTGTGAATAAATAGTACTAGCAATCCTATCTCTCCCGAATTTCCATCACATTACGCCCCTCACAATGTTTAGATTAGCTGTTCGTTCTGCTCGTGTGCAAATGGCCAGAGCtcctgttgctgctgctattGTCAGAGCCCCAGTGCGTTTCTACGCTGTTGCTCCCATcaccaaggaagaagttaCTAGTCGTGCTTTTGAAGCCTTGAAGACTGTTGCCGCCTTGCAAGAATCCAAGCTCACTTTAGAGGCCAACTTCCAGAAGGACTTAGGATTGGACTCTTTGGACACCGTGGAAGCCTTGGTTgccttggaagaagaattcgaCTTGGAGATTCCAGACAAAATCTCTGACGAAATCAAGACTGTGGGAGAAGCCGTTGATTACATCtacgaagaagaacgtAAGTTGTAATTCTGACGCAAtgaacttttccaattaCAATTTGGCGTGAATCGATGCAACAGCGATAAGTTGTACTGAAATCGAACCCTCTAGAGCTTTTCAACAATGTATATATGACTTGCTATACTGAATATACACCAGCATAGTATGAAATTTTAGGTGCGAGTCGTCGATATCTATGGATTATTTAAACATAACGACTACTACGTTTTTTCGTATACAGACAAGACTGGCCATTGGTGCTCATTTGTCGGCCTTTGTTGACGACTCAATGTAGACACTCAGAGTTCTGGTGGCGTAACAGTAGGACTATGACATCTAGTTGGATCTCATTGGTTGATGTAGAGTCACGTGCGAACATTTGGAGGAGTGTTTTCTGGATGTAGATGATTCTTCGGTATTTCTGCGCGACTTACTAATgtatttctcaatttcttgcGGTCTAgttctcgctattttctcAATTCTCAGTCTCAGTCTCGCTAGattttctcgctattctcCTTGAAGCAGTCTCACTGTTTTACTTATGTCGCTGTTTTCTTATCTCGCTAATTGTTCTCGCTATTTTActtttctcgctattttcaCTCTACGCATCCATTGCATGATCGAAAAAAGATCTCCAGGTTTCTATCTCTCTATTTAGAAGAATTACCCTTAAGTAATAGACAATTGCCATAGATACCACGCTCGACTTCACAATGACAGCTGACAAAATCGACCAGGCTCCTAGTCAATCAGAGTCTACCCAGTTGCCATCTTCACTGGCTCCGATCCCGGCCCTGACTCAGTCTCTGGGTTTAGCTGctacagaagaaacgaTCTTGTCTCAcactgaagatgaagacgaagaagaagtagaagacgacgaaaacGAGCCACTTCCTGTGGAATACCCGGGAACTGTTGTTCCTGATACTCGCCAGGAAGAAATCGATGCTGACCAAGACTTGACTACGGACTTAGATCCCAACACGGACTACATTGACCTTATccatttgaagatttcacTGTTGGATGACCTTCATCTCGAGAGATTCTCCAAGTTAGAGTCGTTATGTTTGAGACAGAACTTGCTTACTTCGATAGTGGAGTTGGATACCCTTCCCGCAGACACCATGGAGGAATTGGACTTATACGACAACAGAATCAATCATATTTCCAGTAGCATCAAGCGATTagtcaagttgaaaaatctcGATTTGTCATTCAataaaatcaaaaatatcaaaaattTAGAAACATTGACCAAACTTGAAAACTTGTACTTCGTGCAGAATAAAATCAAAgagatcaagaacttggagaCCTTGACCAGCTTAAAGAACTTAGAGTTGGGAGGTAACAAGATAGAGTATATAAGTGAAAACCTTAACACTTTAGTCAACCTACAACAGTTATGGTTGGGAAAAAACAAAATTCACAAGTTTGAGAACATGTCgaacttggtcaacttgAGAGTGCTCTCAATACAGTCCAATAGAATCACCAAGATCGAGGgcttggacaagttgaccaacttggaagaattgtacTTGTCTCATAACGGTATAGAGAAAATTGAGAATTTGGACCATAACACGAATCTTAATGTGCTAGACGTTACTTCCAACAAATTGACCAAACTTGAGAACTTGTCGCATCTCACCAAATTGACAGACTTCTGGTGTTCATACAATCATATCGCTACCTTTGAGGAGATCTCCAAGGAGCTAGGCAAGCTTCCAGAGCTAGACACTGTCTATTTTGAGGGAAACCCAGTTCAGACTCAGAACATGACGGcatatagaagaaagttgaaattgaacttgggCCCCAGCTTGACCAAGATTGATGCCACCTACATACGTAGCTAGAATTAGTTGAAAATGATATGATTTGCTTCGTACGACTTGGTCATACCCTCCTGTAACCCTCTGTAATCATGTAATCAATAGCCATTGTTGGGTGATTTTACAGGGCTTCTGGGTCATGCTAGAAGCCCGGAGAAAATTCTGCAGGATTCTCAGGGTTCCAtaattcgcagccattaAGCCGTTTCAGGGGTGGGTTCCAGCAATATATAAGGAGACGAACGTTTCCTTATCTTGTTGGTTTCAATTCTAGTTCTTCAGTTATACTTGAATACAAATTAATTCACAATGTTCAGACACAATTTCTTTGACAACGAGTTTGACAACTTTTTCTCTTCggatttcttcaacagacCTAGGAGATATGAATCCAAATTACTTCATGGTTACTACAGCCCAAGTCGGTTGATTGAGCTGAGGTACCCTCGCCAACTTGTGAGACGTGATTTCGAAGATGACTGGCTTGCTCATTTCAATGACGGCAAGATATTTACTGGTTTTGACGAAAACGTAACCACCAAAGAGGAGCCAGACAAGTACATCGTGTCATTCAAAGGAGaggacttgaagaacaagggATTGAAGGTTGACTTCCGTAGAAAGGAGAACGAATTGACTATTTctgttgaagagaagaagacagaagaaaaggaggGCGTGACTTCCTCCTACACTAACAGCTACCAGAGCAGCGTAAGGTTCGATAAGAAAGTTAGACCAGATGATGTCCTGGCTGACTTCAAAGACAACACCGTCGTTATCACCATTCCAAAGCTTGAGtgtgatgaagaaaatgttgtTAACGTTCTGATAGAAGGTCACAATGTGGACCATTTAATCGACGAAGCACCAGCTAAAACGTTGGCTGAGCCTGTCGAAGAACCTTCTAAGACAACGAAAGAGAATCTGAAGTAAATGAACTTACTGGAATGTTTTCTGTGTTGCTCTACTTTTGATAAGATATTCAACGTGTTTATAGTTATTTAGGATGTGAattcatttttgaaatattcaTAGTGTAGATTTGTAGGTGTTGCAAATTTTTAAAATGAGTATAGGACTCGCTAAcatttttgcacccatttttAGCTTGAAATAAGACAAGATTTCAAACAATTACAAATGGGTTTGGTGCATACCTGGATCCAAAGAGGATCGGATTGGGTGAAAGTgccaacttggccaatCGCCGAAGAACAGGTCTACATTGTAGATCTGGAATCAAAACCTCAACCTCCCATATCGTTACCGCTGCCCAGAAAGAAACCTGCGAAGACTCGGAATCCCAAAGTTAATATTGACAGAAATAATTACCTTGTCTACGGCCACTTACAAACTCCTCTTCCCATTGGTTCCAGTGCTTTGGATAAATTTCATCCTAGAGCTGagccatcttcttctcctttgATGAGAGAGTTGATGGACTTTGTAGATGGTGAGATACAATGGTGGCACCAGAAACAAATCATGATGGCCAGTAGTGAAACTAGAAAGAGAACAGGAAGACCCAAATTAAACAGTATGAAGACAATAGGACAGGATTTCCATAATAACTTTCAATCTTTGTTTGTTCCAAGAAGGGACATCTCAGGTGCGTTGAATACGGCTATAGAGCAAAAATGAAACCTACTATAATATACTTTCTTTTATATTCAACatgaaattgttcaagttttgGTTATTATTATACAGATGCTATTCAAGGCTGTTGTCTTCAGTCTTGTAGTTATCCAACACTATTCTATAGATGAAAGAAGGAGCAAAGCCCCCAACGTTGGTGATGTAGATGTCAATATTCTCAGGAGGGATATAGTCATCCAAGGGGTTGGTGACGAGCTCTACATTGTCGACGAGTTTGAAGTCGTCATAGTTCAAGACTTTGCCGGAGTTTCCCACTTCTATTAAGTCATCTCTGGTGAAGGGATATAATGGTGATAACTTGTACAAGCCCGCAAGAGCAAACACAGGAGTTCTGTGTTCTTTGGCACACTCGACTACGTGTGATACCCCCGAGTTGGCCATACAGCCTCCATTGACAAATACGGCACTGGAGCCTATTATTACCTTACCTACACGGGACATTACGGCATATATGGTTGAGTCTGGTACCAAGATGGTCTCGATCTTGTGTTCGGCCAACTTCTTCGCAAACAGATGCGATTGCTTGATGTAGTTGGGGAAACTCTCGGTGATTAAAACCGTAaactttctcttttgtCTGGCCTTGATCAAAAATTGCAACACGGTCTCTGAGGTAGGTGTAGGAGTCAATAAGATTTCGTTGTCGTGAATCAAGTCCATCGACATCGACTCGATTCCGTCGTTGACGTTGGTGATTTCGTCCACCAAATCACGAATTCCCTGAATAATTATTGATCTTAATTCACTCATCTGCTTTTTCAGCTGATTATGCTGTTCCTTGTGACTAGTATCGTTGGTGGTAGAAAGCAATGAGAACATAGAGCTCATCATGGGTGTTGCCCCATTTTCATGCTCAGTCTCAATCTCATCTCGGATTAATGCTAGCACTCTTCTGACTATGTTACCCGTCACGACTTTCCTAGGCTGTGCAGAACTGAGTGTGGTGCCTACTTTTCGGATTATGTCAATCAAGTCGTACGGATTGGTCCATCTCGCGGCAGCTATGACCTTCATAAGCAATTGGGAAACGGCCAAAGCAATGGTTTTGTCTCCGTTGAGCTGCTGACGTTTCAACGAAGATACCAAAGGGTCAATTATGGCCCGGATCTCGGGTGTCACAGTGGCAGCAGGCATGTTGTGGTTGCAAGAGAATAGAGTAGAGACAATTGTAGATGTGAATCataagtgaaaaaaaattattgTAGTAAAAtagtcacgtga
It contains:
- the ACP1 gene encoding mitochondrial acyl carrier protein (go_function cofactor binding) codes for the protein MFRLAVRSARVQMARAPVAAAIVRAPVRFYAVAPITKEEVTSRAFEALKTVAALQESKLTLEANFQKDLGLDSLDTVEALVALEEEFDLEIPDKISDEIKTVGEAVDYIYEEERKL
- the SDS2 gene encoding regulatory subunit for the mitotic function of type I protein phosphatase (regulatory subunit for the mitotic function of type I protein phosphatase Interacts with and may be a positive regulator of GLC7 which encodes type1 protein phosphatase), with product MTADKIDQAPSQSESTQLPSSSAPIPASTQSSGLAATEETILSHTEDEDEEEVEDDENEPLPVEYPGTVVPDTRQEEIDADQDLTTDLDPNTDYIDLIHLKISSLDDLHLERFSKLESLCLRQNLLTSIVELDTLPADTMEELDLYDNRINHISSSIKRLVKLKNLDLSFNKIKNIKNLETLTKLENLYFVQNKIKEIKNLETLTSLKNLELGGNKIEYISENLNTLVNLQQLWLGKNKIHKFENMSNLVNLRVLSIQSNRITKIEGLDKLTNLEELYLSHNGIEKIENLDHNTNLNVLDVTSNKLTKLENLSHLTKLTDFWCSYNHIATFEEISKELGKLPELDTVYFEGNPVQTQNMTAYRRKLKLNLGPSLTKIDATYIRS
- the HSP18 gene encoding 18 kDa heat shock protein (HSP 18) gives rise to the protein MFRHNFFDNEFDNFFSSDFFNRPRRYESKLLHGYYSPSRLIESRYPRQLVRRDFEDDWLAHFNDGKIFTGFDENVTTKEEPDKYIVSFKGEDLKNKGLKVDFRRKENELTISVEEKKTEEKEGVTSSYTNSYQSSVRFDKKVRPDDVSADFKDNTVVITIPKLECDEENVVNVSIEGHNVDHLIDEAPAKTLAEPVEEPSKTTKENSK
- the GCD7 gene encoding translation initiation factor eIF2b (go_component eukaryotic translation initiation factor 2B complex~go_function translation initiation factor activity; GTP binding~go_process translational initiation), coding for MPAATVTPEIRAIIDPLVSSLKRQQLNGDKTIALAVSQLLMKVIAAARWTNPYDLIDIIRKVGTTLSSAQPRKVVTGNIVRRVLALIRDEIETEHENGATPMMSSMFSLLSTTNDTSHKEQHNQSKKQMSELRSIIIQGIRDLVDEITNVNDGIESMSMDLIHDNEILLTPTPTSETVLQFLIKARQKRKFTVLITESFPNYIKQSHSFAKKLAEHKIETILVPDSTIYAVMSRVGKVIIGSSAVFVNGGCMANSGVSHVVECAKEHRTPVFALAGLYKLSPLYPFTRDDLIEVGNSGKVLNYDDFKLVDNVELVTNPLDDYIPPENIDIYITNVGGFAPSFIYRIVLDNYKTEDNSLE